One window of Desulfonatronovibrio magnus genomic DNA carries:
- a CDS encoding CheR family methyltransferase — translation MTSSQKNKVKPPKSSKVIKEKRTEPDSTDIKQSDQDSSPDFPIVGIGASAGGLAAFEAFFSGMPADIDPGMAFVLVQHLAPDHKSILTELIRRYTRMQVFEVEDGMTVRPNCAYIIPPGRDMAFLNGALQLLEPSAPRGQRLPIDFFFRSLAQDKRERAICVVLSGTGSDGALGVRAIKGEGGMVMVQSLASSEHDGMPRSALATGLVDYELPPAKMPAQIMAYVAQAFGNIPKSAMVQPPKNALKKMFILLRDQTGHDFSQYKPSTIHRRVERRMAVHQIESMDGYVKFLQQDPSEVKGLFRDLLIGVTSFFRDKEAFKTLEQQVIPRLFTGESEKKKKKNPIRVWSVGCSSGEEAYSLAMLLAEHQDNLKQSIDIQVFATDIDSQAIATARAGLYPASIAPDITRERLARFFVAEPDGSAFRIHKKIRNMVIFSEQDVIKDPPFSRLDLICCRNLLIYMGGELQKKIIPLFHYSLNPGGFLFLGTSETVGDFNDLFAPLDRKSKLFERKDDHYQTNHAALKFFSPSTRSTAWPLSPTTSKTDRPGKPSLRELTEQALLRQMSPVAALINSRGDILYLHGRAGSYLEPATGEAGTNNILKMAREGLKHNLTIALHSVVSDQKLVSYSDLRVKNNGNYIFVNLTVLPIAAGSNTGQETDLYMVILEQRQVSELQSARQKDSSFDHGGKTGQPDLIDAEARIAALEQELRAKEEYLLTSTEELQTSNEELRSSNEDMQSVNEELQSTNEELETSKEELQAVNEELSTVNSELQTNVSELTRANNDMNNLLAGTGIGTIFIDHDLRILRFTPSATRIINLIPSDVGRPVAHIVSNLVGYDHLVEDIKAVLDTLISKEVEVQTRMGSWYTMRILPYRTLDNVIEGAVLTFVDITEMKKARDELERSQKLYRLLAQSSTDRICILNSDETYRFVNTAFARELKRKPGEIFGKTLGDLFLPDEDGVQLSLIRRVLAGGEEGEVLSKSVTGSGEKKAYQLQVKPVGNEHGKPIWVLCLAKDISDSGAGEDQGAVC, via the coding sequence ATGACTTCCTCCCAAAAAAATAAGGTAAAACCTCCAAAATCTTCCAAGGTCATCAAAGAAAAAAGGACTGAACCGGATTCCACCGATATAAAACAGTCGGACCAGGATTCTTCCCCGGACTTTCCCATTGTCGGCATCGGCGCCTCAGCCGGGGGACTTGCTGCTTTTGAAGCCTTTTTTTCCGGCATGCCGGCGGACATTGATCCTGGTATGGCCTTTGTCCTGGTCCAGCACCTGGCCCCGGACCACAAGAGTATCCTTACCGAACTCATAAGGCGCTATACCCGCATGCAGGTATTTGAAGTCGAGGACGGAATGACGGTCCGACCCAACTGCGCCTATATAATCCCGCCGGGCCGCGACATGGCCTTTTTAAACGGCGCACTGCAGCTGCTGGAACCATCCGCTCCACGGGGTCAGCGCCTGCCCATTGATTTTTTTTTCAGGTCTCTGGCTCAGGATAAACGTGAGCGGGCCATTTGCGTGGTGCTCTCGGGCACGGGCAGCGACGGCGCCCTGGGCGTGCGAGCCATTAAGGGCGAGGGCGGCATGGTCATGGTCCAAAGCCTGGCATCCTCCGAGCATGACGGCATGCCGCGCAGCGCCCTGGCCACAGGGCTGGTGGACTATGAATTGCCGCCGGCAAAAATGCCCGCCCAGATCATGGCCTATGTGGCCCAAGCCTTCGGCAATATCCCCAAGTCCGCCATGGTCCAGCCCCCTAAGAATGCCCTGAAAAAAATGTTTATTCTATTGCGCGATCAGACCGGACATGATTTTTCCCAGTACAAGCCAAGCACTATTCATCGCCGCGTGGAAAGGCGCATGGCTGTCCATCAGATCGAATCCATGGATGGATACGTCAAATTCCTGCAGCAGGACCCTTCAGAAGTGAAAGGATTGTTTCGTGACCTGCTTATTGGCGTGACCAGTTTTTTCCGTGACAAGGAAGCCTTCAAGACATTGGAACAACAGGTTATCCCCAGGCTTTTTACCGGAGAATCCGAAAAGAAAAAAAAGAAAAATCCGATCCGGGTCTGGTCGGTAGGTTGTTCCTCTGGCGAGGAAGCATATTCTCTGGCCATGTTGCTGGCTGAACATCAGGATAATCTGAAACAAAGTATCGATATTCAGGTTTTTGCCACGGATATTGACTCCCAGGCTATAGCCACGGCCAGGGCTGGTCTGTATCCGGCCAGTATTGCTCCGGATATCACCAGGGAACGGCTGGCTCGTTTTTTTGTGGCTGAACCCGATGGCAGCGCCTTTCGCATTCACAAAAAAATCCGTAATATGGTGATTTTTTCCGAACAGGACGTGATCAAGGACCCCCCTTTTTCCAGGCTTGACCTGATTTGTTGCCGCAATCTGCTTATCTATATGGGTGGGGAGCTGCAAAAAAAAATCATCCCTTTGTTCCATTACTCCCTGAATCCTGGAGGTTTTCTTTTCCTTGGCACTTCGGAGACTGTGGGGGATTTTAACGATTTATTCGCCCCCCTGGATCGCAAGTCAAAATTGTTTGAACGTAAGGATGATCATTACCAAACCAACCATGCGGCTCTTAAATTCTTTTCTCCGTCCACAAGATCAACTGCCTGGCCATTATCTCCGACTACGTCAAAGACGGACAGACCCGGCAAACCGTCCCTGCGTGAACTGACCGAACAGGCCCTTTTGAGACAGATGTCGCCTGTTGCGGCCCTCATTAACTCCCGGGGCGACATCCTGTATCTGCATGGCCGCGCCGGATCTTATCTGGAGCCTGCTACTGGCGAAGCCGGAACAAACAACATCCTGAAGATGGCCCGTGAAGGTCTGAAGCACAACCTGACCATCGCCCTGCACAGTGTTGTTTCGGACCAAAAACTGGTGAGTTATTCTGACCTGCGGGTCAAAAACAATGGTAACTATATTTTTGTCAACCTGACCGTTTTACCGATAGCTGCAGGTTCAAACACCGGGCAAGAGACTGATCTGTATATGGTAATTCTGGAACAGAGACAGGTCTCGGAACTGCAATCGGCAAGACAAAAAGACTCCTCTTTTGACCATGGGGGAAAAACAGGGCAGCCGGACCTGATTGACGCAGAAGCACGCATTGCCGCCCTTGAACAGGAACTAAGGGCCAAGGAAGAATATCTCCTGACTTCCACTGAAGAACTGCAGACCTCCAATGAAGAACTCAGATCCTCCAATGAGGATATGCAGTCGGTCAATGAAGAATTGCAATCCACCAATGAAGAACTTGAAACTTCTAAAGAGGAACTGCAGGCAGTCAATGAAGAGTTGTCCACGGTCAATTCCGAACTGCAAACCAATGTATCCGAACTGACCCGGGCCAACAATGACATGAATAATCTGCTGGCCGGTACAGGCATTGGCACTATTTTTATTGATCATGACCTGCGTATCCTGCGATTTACTCCCTCGGCTACAAGGATCATCAACCTGATTCCCAGCGATGTAGGACGACCCGTGGCTCACATCGTTTCCAATCTTGTGGGGTATGACCATCTGGTGGAAGATATCAAGGCCGTGCTGGACACTTTGATCTCCAAAGAGGTGGAAGTTCAGACCCGCATGGGTTCCTGGTACACCATGCGCATTCTGCCTTACCGTACTCTGGACAATGTGATTGAGGGTGCCGTGCTGACATTTGTGGACATAACCGAGATGAAGAAGGCTCGGGATGAGCTGGAGCGAAGCCAAAAATTATACCGTTTGCTCGCCCAGAGCTCCACAGACCGGATATGTATCCTCAACAGCGATGAAACTTACCGTTTTGTGAACACCGCCTTTGCCCGGGAATTGAAAAGGAAGCCCGGAGAAATATTCGGGAAGACTCTTGGCGACCTTTTCCTGCCTGATGAAGATGGTGTGCAGCTTAGCCTTATCCGCAGGGTGCTTGCCGGTGGAGAAGAGGGGGAGGTCTTGAGCAAATCAGTTACAGGCTCCGGTGAGAAAAAAGCATATCAGTTGCAGGTTAAACCTGTTGGCAACGAACATGGAAAACCCATTTGGGTTCTGTGCCTGGCAAAAGACATCTCCGACTCAGGTGCAGGAGAAGACCAGGGAGCGGTCTGTTAA